In Brachypodium distachyon strain Bd21 chromosome 5, Brachypodium_distachyon_v3.0, whole genome shotgun sequence, the genomic window AGTTTGTTTGCAAGTTGAAGAAGTCCCTCTATGGTTTGAAACAATCTCCTAGACAGTGGTATAAaaggtttgattcatttatgatctcacgtggctttagtagatctcagtatgacagttgtgtctacattaaatttgttgatgtATCACCTATATACTTGCTGTTATATGTTAatgatatgttaattgctGCCAAGAGCATGAAAGTAATCGCTACTTTGAAGGCACAACTAAGtagtgaatttgagatgaaagaTCTTGGTGCTGCTAAGAAAATCCAAGGTATGGAAATTAAAATGGACAGAAAATCTAGTTTGTTATATCTTAGTCAGCAAAGTTACATTGAGAAAGTACTTCACcgttttaatatgcatgatgcaaagtgtgttagtacacctattgcttctcatttcaagttgtcaGCATTACAATGTCCTacttctgatgaagatattgagtaTATGTCACGAGTTTCCTATTCTAGTGCTGTTGGTTTCTTGATGTATGCCATGGTTTGTTCACGTCCTGATTTATCATATGCTATGAGTTTGGTCAGTCGTTACATGGCTAATCCCGGTAAAGAACATTGGAAAGCTGTTCAGTGGATTTTCAGGTACCTCCGTGGCACATCCAATGCTTGCTTGAAGTTTGGCAAGACTGTTGAGGGACTCGCTGACTTCgtggattcagattttgctgccGACTTGGATAAGACAAGATCCCTCACAGGTTATGTGTTCACGGTAGGTGGATGTGCTGTGAGTTGGAAGGCAACACTGCAACAGTTGTTGCTCAATTTACAACTGAAGCAGAATATACGGTATTACTGAAACTTGCAAAGAGTCTGTTTGGTTGAAGGGTTTGTATGCTGAGCTTTGTCaagatgtttcttgcattaacTTGTTTtgtgatagtcaaagtgaTATTTACCTTACTAAGGATCAGATGATCCATGAGAGAaccaagcacattgatgtcaagtACCATTTTGTTCGCGACGTTGTTGCACAAGGTAAATTGAAGGTATGCAAGATTAGCACTCATGATAATCCTACTAATATGATGACAAAGTCTGTTCCTATATTGCTAAGTTTGAGCTATACTTAAGCTTAGTTGGTATAACTATTTAGCCCCTAGTGGCTATTGGCGCCGAAAGTGTTTCTTTGTTTCAGGAGTTGTTGATGTTTATGCTACAAGGAGGAATTTGCTATAAGAAGGAATTtgtctcaaggtggagtttgttggatgtgatccaaattccagtggccggaagttccggcccaacttccggccgaacctccggttgctctctgttacttttcgGAAACTTGCGGAACTTGTTacggaacttccggatattcaaAAATTAGCagaacttccggcctccaaccgAAACTTCTGGTGTGACCGTTACGGATCTGCTTTGCCCTAatgctcctgctatatataccccttgtaaGCCGCCGTTTTTGGATGAGTTGAATTCGTGAAATCTCTCAGACGTTGTAAACACTCACATATAGTGAAATTTCGTTGGCTGGCGTCCGTGGTTTTttcctctcgttgtttgagggggttttccacgttaaatccgttATTCCTTGTGCGTTCTTGTGGGTTCATAACACATCCTGCCGGGCGTCGGTACAAACACACCATCGCGAGCAGACGACAATTCCAGTGGGCTTAACTCCGGTAGCCAGCAGTTGCTGAGGCACGCACGACCAAGAAGCATCAGGCAACTAGGTTTGCTAATCTCCACGTGCGGGTCCACATTAGATTTTGGACTTTTGTTGTGACTCATTGTAAActgatacttcctccgtcccataatatgagacACGCATGCATATGTAGATtttcaatttaattaatttaatatgtatatttttttaataaaaaatacaCCATTAGATTCGATATCGaaagaactttctaatgatataattttttaattttttaatttatatttagttagctaaattgaTGATTTAGGGATGCGTGcatgcctcatattatgggacggagggagtagtgtcTAGCGCGGGCGTAGCTATATACGTTGGGCCAAACTGGGCCATGGCCCGCCCAgtttttttattgcaaaaaGTAATTTTACTATTCATCCGTCCGATATTAGTtattcaaatttgctcaaatattaatacatctatacctaaaaagcgtctagacacatgtaatatttcgacacttaatatgtgacgaaGAGAATACTTCTGATCGTAGCCACAACCCACAACCCAGAAGAAAATTCACAGAAGCCAGATCTTTTTAGCCTTTACTCCCGGAGTAGCCCTTTACGTTGCCTACCTGGGGTCGTCACTCGTTCGACACCCGCAGCACCTCGAGGACAACACAGGACCACCCCCGTCCCCCGCACGCCGCCGTTCACCCCCTCGCCGCACTAGCAGCCTGCGCTGCTGCCCtgcgccgcctcgcctcccCTCAGATTGATTGTTCCCTGTTTATGTTTTGACTTTTACAAATTGCAATAGCCATGGAGAAGCCTACTCAGAAAAGAATTGAAGTTGTCTTGAAAAGGAAACGAGATGATATAAGTGGAGTTGAAGAAGATCCTATGGCAACAACAACTGATATTTTGCCCTTGCTTGAATTGGAACAACAGCAACTAAGATCAAATGAACCTGTTACTTTTCAAGGTGTCGAGTTCTTTATGTTGAACCTCTAGTTTGTGAACCACTCTGGTTTCGTTAATGAAGCCGGGAGCTATGCTGctatatttctaaaaaaaaaggtaccgAGTTCTTACAACGAGACCCTGGATTGCGTCCTCAAATTTGGCTGTTGTAAACAAAAGATTTGAAGAACGATAAATGTTCGGTGAAGTGGTATGATTGAGAACAAAATTTTGTGTCGAAAGAAGGGAGTAGCAAACAAACATCCTATCACCTATAAACTTATACTCATGTGGCTCCTGGGGACAAATACAAAACAATTATTGAAGAGAACGTGTGGCCGAGAGAAGGAGGCGCCCTGAAATAAGCTGCCAAACGAAGCGTGAATGGGGAGATTGGAGCTTTCGAGCGGGGGGGATGGAGATGCTTTGGCAGGTTCTGCCCCTTCGTTGTCACATACAGAAGAGATATACTAGATCTCGTGACCCGTGACGAGAGATAGTAACAGGCTAACAGCAAATGAAAAACATGGGCCGAGCTGTTCAGTCTAGTTCACGGGCCCTTTGAGGCCCAATAAGACACGAATCGAACTCTAaagccgtcttcctccttctcaAGGTGCCTCCGATCGGCCGTTCATCGTcggagtcgaagaagaagaagctgccgGCGGCACACCGGGGATCAACGGCGTCGGAGGGATGAGGGGAACCGGCGGCAGAATggacggcggaggtggcggcggaggcggtgggttgagcagcggcagcggcagtaccggcggcagcagcgacgcaggcggcggcggctgtgggACAAGCGGCGGCAGGATGGACGGCGGGGACGGGGCCGGGAACACCGGCGGGACGAGTGGCGGCGGAGCCGGCGTCACCGGGTTCGGAGGGATCGGGACGCCGCCGATGTTTGGCGGCTCCGGCACCAGCGGGATCGGCGGGAAGAACAAGCCCTTGTTCTCGCCGCTGCCTGGAACGAACATTGTACTTTGTAAGTAAAACTAGAATTACTCTATTTGTGTTTTGAATCTTAGAAGCTGTGAAGAAGTATAGCAAGCATACCTGAGAAAGGAGCATCTGTggccgcggcgaggcggcAGTCCAAGTCCAAGCAAGAGATCGCCGCcaatagcagcagcagaaggagCAGTTGCGGAGTGTGCATTATTCCTATTCCAGTGGTGGCCATCTTTCTCGTGAAAATGGAGAGGGCGCCATGTTGGTATTTATAAAcggggaagagaagaagagccgagaagcatgctgcgtaATAGCCGATTGGTATGAAATAATTTTGACGCATAAGTGGTGCCATCGAACTCGTTTTATTTATCTaaacataataaaaaaattatactccctccgtccaacaaaaatgtctcaattttaaccaaatttgaatgcacctatatactaagtcataagtcatgtctagatacattcaaattttgacaaacttgagacattttttgttggacggaggaatacaCGTATATATTGTAAATAGTATCATTTTAAAACTAAAGTATTGGTTTTATATAGCCAAAAAATAGGAAAtattcctccgttcctaaattcttgtcgttgtttagtacaaatttgaactaaaacggcgacaaaaatttaggaacggatgTAGTAGCTGTAAACAAGCATCTTATCAACCTATAGCCTAAGCATGTGACTCTCCGGGGCCAAATACAAAAAAAGTTATCGAAGAGAACGCGTGGccaagaagaggaggcgccaTGGAAGCTGCCAACCGAAGCGTGAATGGGAGATTGGAGCTTTCGAACGGAGGAATGGAGATGTTTTGGCAGGTTCTGCTCCTTCGTTGTCATGGAAGagatatacatgcatgtatgtatattGTTCCATGGACCATCTATCCCCTGACGTGGCAGCCCTTTGAGGAAAGGGCTGGCTGAGCAAATTCTCCGAGGAGATAGGGCTTTCATGTATTCACGTGAGGAGAATTGCATGGGCCGAGCTGTTCAGTCTAGTTCATGGGCCCTTCGAGGCCCAATACGAGACGAAGCAATAAGGCCGATGTCACGCCCACACTGCTGCTTCATACTGgtcaaaaggaaaaagaaaaactcgtctgctgtcaaaaaagaagaagaagaaaaaaactttaGTCCCATACCGCGCAGGCGGCGACGTTTCTGGCTCCGGTGGGTTCGCACGTGCGGCGGGGAAGcgagcgccggcggccggctaGTCTGGGAAGAGGGCAACCGGAATCGCTTTAGTCCCATACCGCGCTGAGTTACAGGGATCCAGATCAGTTTATTAGAATAGACAGTAAGAGTACTAAAGAGTAGAAAATTCTAGGGCTGGAGAGGGCTGGGGGAGCTATGAATCCGATGTATAAGAACTGAAATGCGATTCGAAGCTATGTTCCTTCTCCCCCATTACCCAATTTAATAAGCACTCAATCACTACTCGAGGTTTGTTTTACTTATACAATTTAATAACTATGCTATTCTAACCATGTCTACTTTTGTTTACTTTGAGCCTTTTATACTACCATACGATGCCCCTGATCTAAGCTACTTTGAGCCTTCCATATGTACATGGCGTAGGCTGCTTGCCTGCCCCCTTAGGCCTTATGACATACAAGGACAATGAGCTGAAGGCCTTGAATTGTTCCGTGAAATTCGATTTATAAGTTTAACTAATTTAACTTGTGTCATAATGTGTAGTTTAGTCCCACTGGATATACTCTGACTGAaattgacattttttttattaaggGAACATAATGAAGGTACTGAATTTCTTGTTATGGCACCGAAAGGCTTTTTGGCAACTCCTCAGCTAAAATGTGATAGAAGCAATTGTTCTATTAATTATTTCGTATCGTTTATCGAACTGTTGTCCTTTCATGAGTTATGTTGCCAAAGATGTTGAAGTTAGAGATTTGCTATTACTTGATACCTGTGTTGGCAAGTCGTATTTGTGTGGTAGTAGGTATGAGTGTTCATATGACATAAAGAAACGTAATCATTTAGTCATTGGAGGAGCATGTCAAGGACACATGACTCATTGTGTGGTTGTACGTATATAAGCTACCGTTTCATTCGTTACTGGTCTTATTAACGACTAGCTGGCTTCCATACTTGATATTTTATAGCTGCGTTCTTTTCTGTCAtattacaaaaaaataaacacacaattctaGTACATGATATATGCCGCCATTTTCTGGTACATACAGTAAACTAAACCACATGATATGTTGATCGAACAGGGAATGAATAAATGCGGGGAAAAGATTGCTGTCAAGATGCTTGCTGACATACCAGGACTCGATGATGAGCAATTTGAGATGGAGTATCAACCTTGCGTGTCTTCAGCACCACAATATTGTGCAGTTAGTTGGATATTGTCTTGAAACTTGGCGAGAATACG contains:
- the LOC100841597 gene encoding 36.4 kDa proline-rich protein, with product MATTGIGIMHTPQLLLLLLLLAAISCLDLDCRLAAATDAPFSGSGENKGLFFPPIPLVPEPPNIGGVPIPPNPVTPAPPPLVPPVFPAPSPPSILPPLVPQPPPPASLLPPVLPLPLLNPPPPPPPPPSILPPVPLIPPTPLIPGVPPAASSSSTPTMNGRSEAP